Genomic window (Alteromonas pelagimontana):
ACGCGTTAGCATCGACAGAAAAAGCGGTGATTTTGATACATTCAGACGCTGGTTGATTATTCCTGATGATCAGGAGCAGGAAAATCCATATGCGGAACTTACTCTCTCGGCAGCGCAAATTGATGAACCTGAAAGTCAGGTTGGCGATTATGTCGAAGAGCAAATCGAGTCTATCGCTTTTGACCGTATAACTACACAAACCGCTAAACAGGTTATTGTACAAAAAGTTCGTGAAGCTGAACGTGCACAAATGATTGCGGAATATCAGGACCGGGTCGGCGAGCTGGTCACCGGTACGGTGAAAAAGGTAAATCGCGACAATATCATTATCGATTTAGGTAATAACGCAGAAGGTGTTATTTACCGCGATGATATGCTGCCACGGGAAACCTTCCGCCCAGGCGATCGGGTACGGGGTTTGCTTTATGTTATTCGTCCGGAAGCACGGGGTGCGCAGTTATTTATTAGCCGTACTCACCCCGATATGCTGGTTGAGTTGTTCAGACTGGAAGTACCGGAAATAGCAGAAGAGACGTTGGAAATTAAGTCGGCGGCACGGGATCCCGGTTCTCGCGCTAAAATAGCGGTGAAAACCAACGACAAGCGTCTCGATCCAGTGGGCGCTTGCGTAGGCATGCGCGGTTCGCGGGTACAAGCGGTTTCTGGCGAATTGGGCGGTGAGCGCGTAGATATCGTGCTTTGGGATGAAAATCCGGCCCAGTTTGTTATTAACGCTATGGCTCCAGCTGAAGTTGCGTCGATAGTGGTAGACGAAGACAGCCACACCATGGATGTTGCGGTAGAAGCGGACAATCTTGCGCAGGCCATTGGTCGCAGTGGCCAAAACGTTCGTCTTGCTGGTCAGTTGACTGGCTGGGAACTGAACGTAATGACTATTGACGACCTGAACAATAAGCATGAAGAAGAAAATGCAAAAGTGCTTAAATTGTTCATGGATGGTCTGGATATTGATGAAGAATTTGCAGAAGTGCTGGTCGATGAAGGTTTCAGCACGTTAGAAGAAGTCGCTTATGTGCCGGTAAGTGAATTGCTGGCAATAGAAGGATTTGAGGAAGATACCGTTGAAGAGTTGCGTACACGCGCACGAGCATTCCTGACAACGCGGGCATTAGCGAACGAAGAGTCATTGGAAGGTGTAGAACCAACGGAAGCCTTGCTTAATCTTGAAGGTATGAGCAGACATGTTGCGTTTGTTCTGGCAAGTCGGGGTATTACCGACTTGGAAGGGCTGGCGGAACAGGGCACTGATGAGATCAGTGATATTGATGAGTTAGATGAAGAAAAAGCGGGTGCCCTGATTATGGCTGCGCGCAACATTGTCTGGTTTGGTGAAGAATAAGGTCAACAAGGGGATTAACACGTAATGGCAGAAGTATCGATTGAAAAGCTCGCCAGTGACATTGGAACAACCGTTGACCGACTAGTGAGTCAGTTTAAAGATGCCGGTATCGATAAGAGTGCAAATACTCAAGTCACTGAAGATGAGAAACGCCTGTTGCTGGACCATTTAAGTAAGCAGCACGGTAGTTCAGGTTCGGGAGAGCCGAAGCGCATGACGTTGCAGCGAAAAACAACCAGCACGCTTAGTGTGGGAAAATCTAAATCTGTGAAAGTAGAAGTGCGTAAAAAGCGTACCTATGTAAAACGAACGGATCTAGACGAGCAACGTCAGGCTGAAGAAGAGGAAGCCAGACGCGCTGAGGAAGAAGCACAGGCGCAGAAAGAAGCGCAAGAGCGTGCAGCGGCGGCAGAAGCAGAAGCAAAACGCGTGGCAGAAGAAAAAGCCAGGCAGGAAGCGGAAGCGAAAAAAGCAGCTGAAGAAGAGCGTGTAAAACGCGCAGAAAGAGCGAAGCAAGAAGCTGAAGCTCGTAAGCGTGAAGAAGCCAATATGACTGACGAAGAGAGAGCTGAACAGGCTAAAGCTCGTCAGGAAGAAGAGCGTTTACGTAAGGCGCAGGAAGAAGAGACGAAGAAAAAACTCGAAGAAGAAGCAAAACGCGCTGCAGAAGAAGCACGTAAACTTGCTGAAGAAAACGAACGTCGTTGGAAAGAAGAAGAGGAACGTCGCAAAAAAGAAGAAGCTCAAGACGTTCACTTGCATTCAAACCGTTACGCTCAGGAAGCGGAAGACGAAGAAGATATGCAGGTTGAACGCTCTTCTCGACGTCGCAAGAAGTCGAAGAAAAACGCGGGAGAACACTTGAAGCAAAGCTTTAATAAACCAGCTCAACCGGTTGAGCGTGTCGTCAAAATAGGTGCAACTATCACTGTGGGTGAATTGGCTAATCGTCTGGCTGTTAAGTCAAACGAAGTCATTAAAGCCATGATGAAGATGGGCGAAATGGCGACCATTAATCAGGTGCTGGACCAAGATACAGCTGTACTTGTGGTGGAAGAAATGGGCCACAAGTATGAACTTGTTAATGATAATGCGTTGGAAGATGAATTGCTGGCAGATGCCGGTGAAGGTGATAAAACACCGCGCGCACCCGTTGTTACTATTATGGGGCACGTTGACCACGGTAAAACCTCGCTGCTGGATTACATTCGTCGAGCCAAAGTGGCCGCCGGAGAAGCCGGGGGTATTACACAGCACATTGGTGCTTATGTAGTGGAAACCGATAGTGGCAAAATTACCTTTTTGGATACACCAGGTCACGCCGCTTTTACGGCCATGCGTGCGCGTGGAGCCACTGCAACAGATATCGTGGTACTCGTAGTCGCTGCTGATGACGGTGTGATGCCGCAAACGAAGGAAGCTGTTCAGCATGCTCGTGCTGCCGGCGTACCGCTCATTATTGCGGTGAACAAAATGGACAAAGAGGCAGCGGATCCAGATCGGGTAAAAACCGAATTGTCTCAGCTAGACGTAATTTCAGAAGAGTGGGGCGGTGAGCACCAGTTCGTCAATGTATCGGCAAAAACCGGTATGGGCGTGGACAGCCTGCTTGAAGCCATTAATTTGCAAGCTGAATTGTTGGATCTGCAAGCCATCACTTCTGGCCCTGGCCGCGGAATCGTTATCGAATCTCGTCTTGATAAAGGTCGTGGTCCGGTTGCGTCAGTGCTTATCCAGAATGGTACGCTGCGAGCGGGTGACATCTTTTTATGCGGCGAAGAATATGGCCGTGTTCGCGCAATGCGTGACGAAAATGGTCAAACGCTGGACCAGGCTGGACCTTCCACCCCAGTAGAAGTGCTGGGCTTATCTGGCGTGCCTGTTGCCGGTGAAGACGCCGTAGTGGTTAAAGATGAACGCAAAGCGCGGGAAGTTGCAGCTAAACGTCATCAGAAGAAACGTGAACTGAAACTGGCTCGCCAGCAAAAGGCGAAATTGGAAAATATGTTCGCCAATATGGAAGCTGGTGATGTTAGTGAGTTGAACATCGTACTAAAAGCGGACGTACAAGGTTCTGTAGAAGCTATCGCCGAATCGTTGATGAAGCTGTCTACTGATGAAGTGAAAGTTAACATTGTCGGCAGCGGTGTAGGTGGAATTACCGAAACTGATGCAACATTGGCAGCGGCTTCTGGCGCTATTGTCGTGGGCTTTAACGTACGTGCTGACGCCACTGCCCGTCGGGTTCTGGAAACCGAAGAAGTCGATTTACGTTATTACAGCGTTATCTATGACCTGATTGATGAAGTGAAGGCAGCGATGAGCGGTATGTTGTCACCAGAGTTCAGACAAGAAATTGTCGGCCTTGCTCAGGTGCGTGACGTATTTAAATCGCCTAAACTCGGAGCCATTGCAGGCTGTATGGTAACCGAAGGTACGGTTAAACGTAGCAGTCCAATTCGTGTTCTGCGTGAAAACGTGGTGATATACGAAGGTGAGCTGGAATCTTTACGTCGCTTCAAAGACGACGTTCAGGAAGTGCGTAACGGTATGGAATGTGGTATCGGCGTGAAAAACTACAATGACGTTAAAGTCGGTGACCAAATTGAGGTCTTCGAAGTTATTGAGGTTGCACGTCAGATCTAGTTGCCAGCCAACGTAGTATAGTATGTAAAGCGGGGGTCGAAAGCCCCCGTTTTTGTCTGTATTAGGAAATCTTTGGCAGACATAAAATCAGGAGAGTGAATATGGCACGGGAATTTTCTCGAACCGACAGGGTAGCTCAGCAAATTCACAAAGAAGTTGCGAGTATTTTGCAAAACGAATACAAGCATCGCGTAGGACAATTGCCTCTTATTACGGTGTCTGATGTTGAGGTATCGCGAGACTTAGCGCACGCAAAAATTTTTGTCACTATTTATGAGAACGATGAAGCAGAAGGCAAAGCGCAAGTAAAACAACTGGTGGAATATAAAGGTTTTATCCGGAGTATTTTAGCTAAACGCGTTCGTATGCGAAGTGTGCCGGATTTACATTTTTTCCAAGATACTTCTATCACTGAAGGTATGCGGATCTCTAATCTTGTTTCCGAGACAGTGGCTCAGGATAAAGCCAGAAGTCAGGACAGAGACGAAGAGCAGGAGTAGATGGCTAGACGACGTAAGGGCCGTGACATAAACGGCATCGTGTTACTTGATAAACCCCGTGGTGGTTCCTCCAACCAGATTCTGCAAAAAGTCCGTTGGTTGTTTAATGCTTCTAAAGCTGGCCATACCGGGGCGCTGGATCCTCTGGCCAGCGGCATGTTGCCGATTTGTCTTGGCGAAGCCACAAAATTTTCTCAGTTCCTGCTGGAAGCCGAGAAAACTTATGAAGTTACAGCGCATCTTGGCATCCGTACTACCACATCAGATGCCGATGGTGATGTGGTCGAACAACGCGAAGTTAATGTGGATGAAGCCGCGGTAAGAGAAGTCTGTGAAAGTTTTAAAGGGCCGGGTAAACAAATTCCCTCCATGTTTTCCGCCTTAAAATACCAAGGTAAACCGCTGTATTATTACGCTCGCCTGGGTCAGACGGTGGAACGAGAGCCTCGGGATATTATTATCTATGAGTTAGAGATTCTACAAATTGCTCTGCCTGATGTTTATATGCGGGTTAAATGTAGTAAAGGTACTTATATACGTTCCTTAGTTGACGATATTGGGCAGAAGTTGGGCTGTGGTGCCTATGTTACCCGTTTACATCGCACCGAGGTCGCGGACTATCCTACAGATAAAATGATTTCTCTGGCAGCACTGGAAGCAATGAATTCTTCTTTGGCGGACGGGCAATTTGATGAGTTGGATAAGCTGCTGTTGCCTATGGATTCAGCTGTGTTACGGCTACCGGCAATTTATTTAGACGACAGTGAACAACATCGTTTTGAGCACGGCCAAAGCGTGAGTGGAAAGACCGCTCAGGCATTGCAAGAAGGCCAAAGTTATCGTGTATACGCTGAAAAGCCTGAGCAAGCTCTGTTTTTAGGCGTAGGTGATGGAATAACCTTGCCCAAGGATCAGACGCGTTGTAAAGATCCAGATAAAGTATTTGTTTCGCCACGGCGACGCGTCGTTTACGAATAGGAAATTACGATCCTCACCAGAGAATACTTGCTATCAGAGTACGCATCGCTATAATACGCGCTCTTATAATCTGGCTGAATTAGTGATTGGCCAGATTTCACTCACTAGGAGATACATATGTCACTAACTAAAGAAGAAACTGCAAATCTTATTGCCGAATATGGCGTAAAGGAAGGCGATACCGGCTCACCTGAAGTTCAAGTTGCATTGTTAACTCATAACATCAACAAACTTCAAGGCCACTTTGCTGACCATAAGAAAGATCACCACTCACGTCGTGGTTTGTTACGTATGGTTAGCCAGCGCCGTAAGCTTCTTGATTATTTGAAAGGTAAAAACGCAGAGCGTTACCTTGATCTGATTAAGCGTTTAGGCCTGCGTCGATAAGCACAGGTTTCTAAGAAAAGCGCCTTTATGGCGCTTTTTTTCTATCTGTTGTCTAGTATGGAGTATTATACTAATCCGCTTTAATGGGTTCTTCTATTTCCCTTTGGTCGCGGTCAGCGGCCAGCAAGGCGCGGCTTTTTAGCTTTGGAGCTGAGCCAATTGCATTCGATTTAGCCCACTAAACCTTCACGAAATTCGCTTGTCGAAAGGTGGAAATTCTCGTGCTGAGTGAGGACACATCAAGGCGGAGTAGTATTGCGCTGATGTTCATCTGATTTCATTTTGAAGAGCGGTATAAGCGTATCCAGCCGAATTCGCTCGCTTGTTCAGCAAATGGAAGAAGGGTGAGATAGGGGTTAAATAAATAAGCGCCAGGAAGGCGCTTATTTATTAGGAAAAGAGATAATTTAGCCTTGCGGCGAAGGTTGACTCACTACTTTCGTGGCTACTTCTCTTATTTCGTTTTCCATACTGCTGATGCGGCCGGCCAAAGAATTGTTTCGTTGTTCAAGCACCGCAAGTTTATCGGCAAGGTTTTTTATCCCTTGCGCCTGCGCTTGTTTATCACCTGCCGCTTGTTCCATCTGGACATTTAAAGATAAAATTTCATCTGCAAGAGAAGCAAGCTGATTCTTTACTGACGCTATTTGATTCTTCTGTGCAGCAACATCATCGGTCACTGTATTAAGTGATGTAGAAAGGGAGTTTTGAACTGAATTTAGCTTGTCGCCCAATTCAGTGATTTCTTTTTGGTTTCGGCGCCAAGCTGAAGCCCACAGCTTATCCATTTGCTCCCAAAGATTATTGGTACGCTCCGTGACCTCACTTACCTTCACCTGAAGCGCGACTGTAGATTCACCCATTTCTTCACCGGTAGCAGAAAGCCTTTTCTCAAGCTGTGCAATTCTTGTTTCTGCCTGAGCTGCACTTTCCTGCTGTTGTTGAAGCAAGGTATACAAGTAGTAGCAACCGCCGCACCCTAATAACGCCACAAGTGCTACCAATGCTATCCATAAACCATTACCGCTTTTACTGGTTGCGGAATTACCAGCGTCCGCGTTCTCCGTTTGCTTGTTCGACTGAGACGAAATAGTATGCGCAGCAGTATGTTTCTTTTTTTGGTACTCACGACGATCTTCTTCATCCAATCTAATGGTAGGAAAATCCTCGTTTCTTGAATCGTTTGCCATATTCTCTCTTTACTCGTTGTTCCATAGGAAAATAAGCGTGAAAGCGGATGTTAGCGCTATTTTCTCCTCAATACCAACTCTTTACTTAAATGCCTTTGCAGAATACAACAAGGCATAGTTATCTAAAACCAACATGTTGCCCTTTCATCTTGCTTAACGGCTGTCAAAACGCTACGGGCTTATTTCTTGCCCCAGCAATGCAACCTAAACCGCTCTGTAGTTACCACACACGCCTTAACGTTACTGGCAGAAACAGAAGTCTTTACCATAACAAAGAATTCTGTTCTGCCAGTAAGAGCTAACGGCATGTTAATTAATTGCCCATCCATTCAACCCGATACAGATCTCTGCGACGATCAAGATAATTTCTCACCGACCCCTCATTTTGCAATTTGGTCAGTTTATCCAAATCCAGGTCCACAATCAGCGTCATTTCAGTATTTGGCGTGGTTTCCGAGACAATCGCATCGTGGGGAAATGAAAAGTCGGAAGGGGAGAATACGGCGGTCTGGCCGTATTGGATATCCACATTATCTACTTTAGGCAGATTGCCCACGCTGCCAGCAATGACCACGTAGCATTCGTTCTCGATAGCGCGAGCCTGCGCGCAACGGCGAACCCGCAGATAGCCATTTTTAGTATCGGTCCAAAATGGCACAAATAAAATCTGCATTTCCTGCTCTGACATCAGTCGTGCGAGTTCTGGAAATTCAACGTCGTAGCAGATAAGAACCCCGATTTTACCAAAATCGGTATTAAATACCTTCAGGCTATTACCGCCTTGCATGATCCAGTCTTTCTTTTCGTGCGGAGTGGGGTGTAGCTTATACTGACTTTCAATGGTGCCATCGCGTTTACAAATATAACTGACGTTGTAAAGCTCGTCTTCTTCTACAACCGGCATCGAGCCCGCGATGATCGTAATGTTGTACGACACCGCTAGGTGCGACATCGCAGAAAGAATTTCATCGGTGTAAGTTGCAAGGTGCCAGATAGCGTCAATAGAAGATTCCGACGGGCTAAGGCCCATCAGTGGCGCATTGAAAAACTCAGGGAACAATGCCACATCACATTTATAGTCAGACAACGCATCGACAAAATATTCGACCTGCTGCAGGAGTTCTTCCACACTGTCAAAATAACGCATTTGCCATTGAATACAGCCAATCCGAGCATTAGATTTTTTACCGCCAAACAACCTTGGATTATCCGGCTCGTAATAGATGTTATGCCATTGCAGTAACGTCGCATAGCCTTTTGACGCCTCATCTTCCGGCAAATAAGCCTGAAGAACCTGTTTGACTTCAAAGCCATTGGACAACTGAAACGTCAAAATCGGATCGTATATATCTTTTGATTTAACCTGTTCAATATATTCGTACGGCGATAGCTCTTCAGAATATTTAGAGTAATTAGGAATTCTGCCGCCAGCCATAATGGATGTCAGATTTAAGTTTCGGCACAACTCTTTGCGTGCTTCGTACAGACGTCTACCTAACCGCAAGCCGCGATAGTCGGGCGAGACAATAACTTCTACCCCGTACAGCACATCACCGTTTGGATCGTGAGTGGTTAAGTAGGCATCGCCGGTTATTTCATCATAACTGTGTTTATCGCCAAACTGCTCGTAATCCACGATGACAGAAATTGCAAACGCTACGACTTTGCCTTTGTCTTCAATGCAAATCTGGCCGTCTGGAAACGTTGTTACCTGGGCTTTAAAATTTTTATAGGGCCATGCGCCGCCAACGCGAGCATAAACCGCATTCATTAACTCTTTTACATCATCGTAATCTTCAAGTTTTAAATGTCTCAGCTCCAGGTGATGTTCTGTGTCTTCCACTACAGTCTGATCTTGACTCATAGTTATACCGCCTCGTGTAAAAACAATTCTATTAGGTATTGTGATGCCAACTTCATTAATCAAGGTGTGGCGAGTTTACTTCTACTGTAAGTCAGTCTCTACGCTGCCCTTTATCTCTGTTTCAACAGCGTTACTGAATTATGCCACAAATATCCTGCTGGGTTAAAAATCCCCTGCAATTAGAATGAATAGTTAATAAATTTCGTACTATCCCTGATGAAAAAGCCTTGTCAGCATTTATATTACGGCGTATAAGTCAGTTTCTTTATTAACCAGCGCATATTAACGATAATGACGGGTATTGTTCAGCAATTACTTTCACCCTGTGAGGGGGAGAATAACGTTATTCTTTTTGAAAAAATTGTAGAAGATTTATGCACTAAAGGTTACAGCATTCAGCATCAGGCCTTACCCACCGGATTGTCCCAACAACTTTCCGATTGCCAACATCGCCTCAGTGATCATAACTTTACTGCAGCAGGCATCGGGCGCCAGCAGGAATACCAAAAAAATAGCTTCGTACGTACAGATGAGATCTGCTGGATTGACGGTACCAGCGAAGCAGGTCGTAGATGGTTGTTGTGGTGTGAAGAACTAAAAGCGTATCTCAATCGTCGGCTGTTCCTTGGTCTGTTTTCGTTCGAAAGTCACTTTGCGCACTACGCACCCGGGAGCTTTTACAAACGCCATACGGATGCCTTCAAGGGCGAATCCAACCGGATGCTCTCGCTGGTAACCTATCTGAACGCCGATTGGCAATTGGAGGATGGGGGAGAATTGGTGCTTTATCGGGACGAAGCGGACAGAGAAGGCATTAATGTGTTACCTCGAATGGGCACCGTCGCTATTTTCTTAAGCGAAGATTTTCCTCACGAAGTAAAGCCAGCGAAGCGTGATCGTTATTCCGTTGCGGGCTGGTTTCGAATTAATACCACTCACGGCAATAAAGTTGATCCGCCTCGTTAGTTTGTTTGTTATCTATTTAAGGCAAATACGCGCGTGAATTTTTATAAACCTGAAGGTAGCATAACCGGTTTCAGCACAACTTTATTCGGCCGCTTCTTTTATCCTGATAATACGTCTATTCTTTAGGAAGAGAGCGCGAATGCTTTTTGAACAAGCGAGGGTTTATTAGCCGCCCTGCTGGAGCTGGGGGGGCTACAGCAAAGCCCTTCGGGATAATTTAACGGCGTTTCGGATAAGAAATTCCGCTTGATTCTCAAGGCTGCTGGCTTTTCGTTCATTCTCGCTCTTGCCCAGGTCTATTCTCTAAGAAAAGGTTGGAAAACAGATGTAATCTGGTTCCTTTGCTACACTCAAGTCACTTATTTTGCAGGATTGTCGTTATGCCGCAAACGCGCCCTCGTGTGCTGATAGTAGATGATGATACCACCACTATTCATATTATAGCCGCTGCATTATCATCAGATTACGAGGTGACGATTGCCACAACTGCGGGCGAGGGCTTTCGACTGGCAACGACAGTTAAACCTCATATCATTCTGGTAGACGTTGTAATGCCGCAGGTGAGCGGTTTCGAGTTCTGCAAACAGCTAAAGCAGGATGAACGCACCCACAAGATCCCGGTTATTTTTGTCAGCGCTGAAGACACTATACGTCAGCAAACTAAAGGGTTTGATATTGGAGGGGTAGATTACATCATTAAACCTGTTGAAGTTCCTATCTTAAAAGCGCGGGTAAAGACCCATACCCGCCTTTACAGGCAGACTCTGCAACTTGAATCTTTAGCGGCAACCGATCCATTAACAAATCTGGCGAATCGACGAAAATTTGATGAAGCCATCGAACACGAGATAGAGCGGTGCCAGCGAAATGGTAATCCTCTTGCGCTTCTCATTGTCGATATCGATGATTTTAAATCGTATAACGACTATTACGGCCACGCCAAAGGTGATGATTGTCTTGTTGCTGTTGCAAGGATCCTTAAAGCAGAAGCTAAAAGAAGTACTGATCTTGTCAGCCGGCTTGGTGGTGAGGAATTCGGAATAATCCTGGGAGAAACAGACGATTCGGGGGCGATGGCAATTGCAGAAGCAATTATTGCAGAATTCCGTCATCAGCAAATAGAGCATGTGAAAGCCAATCAAGCCGCTTATTTATCCGTGAGTATCGGTGTTACGTTTGTCGATTTTAGTCGAGGAGGCCGCCAGGGGGTAAGTATTCGCACTTTGGTTGATACGGCAGACCACGCGCTGTATCGAGCAAAAGACGCGGGCCGAAACAGAATTGAATACGAATATTTAGAAGTGCCTGGTAAACCACACTAGGTTTCCACAGAAAAACCCGCTACCAACACACCTTAAATGCTTATGCTGAACCCGTTCCTGCCCCAATCTCTTGTCGTTGTGCTGCATCCCCCGTCGGGCGCGGCCAGCAAGGCGCGGCTTTTTCAGCTTTTCAGCTGCGCCAATTGCGTTCGATTTAACCCCACTAAACCTTCACGAAATTGGCTTGTTAAAAGTTGAAAAATTCTCGCGCTGAGTGAGCACTCGTCAAGGTGGATGAGTATAAACAGCATCGCTGAGATTTTCTTGGCGGTACTCAAAAGCGAAATAAATTTGAACTACCT
Coding sequences:
- the nusA gene encoding transcription termination factor NusA, producing MNKEILLVAEAVSNEKQVPREKIFEALEFAIASATKKKNVGDIEVRVSIDRKSGDFDTFRRWLIIPDDQEQENPYAELTLSAAQIDEPESQVGDYVEEQIESIAFDRITTQTAKQVIVQKVREAERAQMIAEYQDRVGELVTGTVKKVNRDNIIIDLGNNAEGVIYRDDMLPRETFRPGDRVRGLLYVIRPEARGAQLFISRTHPDMLVELFRLEVPEIAEETLEIKSAARDPGSRAKIAVKTNDKRLDPVGACVGMRGSRVQAVSGELGGERVDIVLWDENPAQFVINAMAPAEVASIVVDEDSHTMDVAVEADNLAQAIGRSGQNVRLAGQLTGWELNVMTIDDLNNKHEEENAKVLKLFMDGLDIDEEFAEVLVDEGFSTLEEVAYVPVSELLAIEGFEEDTVEELRTRARAFLTTRALANEESLEGVEPTEALLNLEGMSRHVAFVLASRGITDLEGLAEQGTDEISDIDELDEEKAGALIMAARNIVWFGEE
- the infB gene encoding translation initiation factor IF-2; translation: MAEVSIEKLASDIGTTVDRLVSQFKDAGIDKSANTQVTEDEKRLLLDHLSKQHGSSGSGEPKRMTLQRKTTSTLSVGKSKSVKVEVRKKRTYVKRTDLDEQRQAEEEEARRAEEEAQAQKEAQERAAAAEAEAKRVAEEKARQEAEAKKAAEEERVKRAERAKQEAEARKREEANMTDEERAEQAKARQEEERLRKAQEEETKKKLEEEAKRAAEEARKLAEENERRWKEEEERRKKEEAQDVHLHSNRYAQEAEDEEDMQVERSSRRRKKSKKNAGEHLKQSFNKPAQPVERVVKIGATITVGELANRLAVKSNEVIKAMMKMGEMATINQVLDQDTAVLVVEEMGHKYELVNDNALEDELLADAGEGDKTPRAPVVTIMGHVDHGKTSLLDYIRRAKVAAGEAGGITQHIGAYVVETDSGKITFLDTPGHAAFTAMRARGATATDIVVLVVAADDGVMPQTKEAVQHARAAGVPLIIAVNKMDKEAADPDRVKTELSQLDVISEEWGGEHQFVNVSAKTGMGVDSLLEAINLQAELLDLQAITSGPGRGIVIESRLDKGRGPVASVLIQNGTLRAGDIFLCGEEYGRVRAMRDENGQTLDQAGPSTPVEVLGLSGVPVAGEDAVVVKDERKAREVAAKRHQKKRELKLARQQKAKLENMFANMEAGDVSELNIVLKADVQGSVEAIAESLMKLSTDEVKVNIVGSGVGGITETDATLAAASGAIVVGFNVRADATARRVLETEEVDLRYYSVIYDLIDEVKAAMSGMLSPEFRQEIVGLAQVRDVFKSPKLGAIAGCMVTEGTVKRSSPIRVLRENVVIYEGELESLRRFKDDVQEVRNGMECGIGVKNYNDVKVGDQIEVFEVIEVARQI
- the rbfA gene encoding 30S ribosome-binding factor RbfA, whose product is MAREFSRTDRVAQQIHKEVASILQNEYKHRVGQLPLITVSDVEVSRDLAHAKIFVTIYENDEAEGKAQVKQLVEYKGFIRSILAKRVRMRSVPDLHFFQDTSITEGMRISNLVSETVAQDKARSQDRDEEQE
- the truB gene encoding tRNA pseudouridine(55) synthase TruB codes for the protein MARRRKGRDINGIVLLDKPRGGSSNQILQKVRWLFNASKAGHTGALDPLASGMLPICLGEATKFSQFLLEAEKTYEVTAHLGIRTTTSDADGDVVEQREVNVDEAAVREVCESFKGPGKQIPSMFSALKYQGKPLYYYARLGQTVEREPRDIIIYELEILQIALPDVYMRVKCSKGTYIRSLVDDIGQKLGCGAYVTRLHRTEVADYPTDKMISLAALEAMNSSLADGQFDELDKLLLPMDSAVLRLPAIYLDDSEQHRFEHGQSVSGKTAQALQEGQSYRVYAEKPEQALFLGVGDGITLPKDQTRCKDPDKVFVSPRRRVVYE
- the rpsO gene encoding 30S ribosomal protein S15, with amino-acid sequence MSLTKEETANLIAEYGVKEGDTGSPEVQVALLTHNINKLQGHFADHKKDHHSRRGLLRMVSQRRKLLDYLKGKNAERYLDLIKRLGLRR
- a CDS encoding bifunctional GNAT family N-acetyltransferase/carbon-nitrogen hydrolase family protein, translated to MSQDQTVVEDTEHHLELRHLKLEDYDDVKELMNAVYARVGGAWPYKNFKAQVTTFPDGQICIEDKGKVVAFAISVIVDYEQFGDKHSYDEITGDAYLTTHDPNGDVLYGVEVIVSPDYRGLRLGRRLYEARKELCRNLNLTSIMAGGRIPNYSKYSEELSPYEYIEQVKSKDIYDPILTFQLSNGFEVKQVLQAYLPEDEASKGYATLLQWHNIYYEPDNPRLFGGKKSNARIGCIQWQMRYFDSVEELLQQVEYFVDALSDYKCDVALFPEFFNAPLMGLSPSESSIDAIWHLATYTDEILSAMSHLAVSYNITIIAGSMPVVEEDELYNVSYICKRDGTIESQYKLHPTPHEKKDWIMQGGNSLKVFNTDFGKIGVLICYDVEFPELARLMSEQEMQILFVPFWTDTKNGYLRVRRCAQARAIENECYVVIAGSVGNLPKVDNVDIQYGQTAVFSPSDFSFPHDAIVSETTPNTEMTLIVDLDLDKLTKLQNEGSVRNYLDRRRDLYRVEWMGN
- a CDS encoding 2OG-Fe(II) oxygenase → MTGIVQQLLSPCEGENNVILFEKIVEDLCTKGYSIQHQALPTGLSQQLSDCQHRLSDHNFTAAGIGRQQEYQKNSFVRTDEICWIDGTSEAGRRWLLWCEELKAYLNRRLFLGLFSFESHFAHYAPGSFYKRHTDAFKGESNRMLSLVTYLNADWQLEDGGELVLYRDEADREGINVLPRMGTVAIFLSEDFPHEVKPAKRDRYSVAGWFRINTTHGNKVDPPR
- a CDS encoding GGDEF domain-containing response regulator, which codes for MPQTRPRVLIVDDDTTTIHIIAAALSSDYEVTIATTAGEGFRLATTVKPHIILVDVVMPQVSGFEFCKQLKQDERTHKIPVIFVSAEDTIRQQTKGFDIGGVDYIIKPVEVPILKARVKTHTRLYRQTLQLESLAATDPLTNLANRRKFDEAIEHEIERCQRNGNPLALLIVDIDDFKSYNDYYGHAKGDDCLVAVARILKAEAKRSTDLVSRLGGEEFGIILGETDDSGAMAIAEAIIAEFRHQQIEHVKANQAAYLSVSIGVTFVDFSRGGRQGVSIRTLVDTADHALYRAKDAGRNRIEYEYLEVPGKPH